One Tamandua tetradactyla isolate mTamTet1 chromosome 20, mTamTet1.pri, whole genome shotgun sequence DNA segment encodes these proteins:
- the LOC143664759 gene encoding olfactory receptor 2V1-like, producing MAWAGNQTLISHFVLLGLFTHSPLHLFLFSVIVVMFLVALSGNGLMTLLIHVDSRLHSPMYFFLSWLSLMDLMLASTIIPRMAVDFLLGGSSISFAGCGLQILFFLTLLGDECFLLAFMAYDRYVAISNPLRYSAVMSRRVCWLMVAGSWLFGLVDGLIQAIFTLRFPYCGSQEIDHFFCEVPAVLKLACADTSLYKTMIYVCCVLMLLLPFSAISASYLRILVTVLHMHSAEGRRKALATCSSHMAVVSLFYGAAMVTYMRPQAYHSSQQDKVVSAFYTMITPMLNPLIYSLRNKEVTGALRKLLGRCACGRGQG from the coding sequence ATGGCCTGGGCAGGAAACCAGACTCTCATCTCCCACTTCGTGCTCCTGGGGCTCTTCACGCACTCACCGCTGCACCTGTTCCTGTTCTCCGTCATCGTGGTCATGTTTCTGGTGGCCCTGTCTGGCAATGGGCTGATGACCCTCCTCATTCACGTGGACTCGCGTCTCCACagccccatgtacttcttcctcagctGGCTGTCTCTGATGGACCTCATGCTCGCCTCCACCATCATTCCACGCATGGCGGTGGATTTCCTGCTGGGCGGCAGCTCCATCTCCTTCGCAGGCTGCGGGCTCCAGATCCTCTTCTTCCTCACCCTCCTGGGGGACGAGTGCTTCCTGCTGGCCttcatggcctatgaccgctacgTGGCCATCAGCAACCCCCTGAGGTACTCGGCGGTCATGAGCCGCCGGGTCTGCTGGCTCATGGTGGCAGGGTCCTGGCTGTTTGGCCTGGTGGACGGGCTGATCCAGGCCATTTTCACCCTCCGCTTCCCCTACTGCGGCTCCCAGGAGATTGACCACTTTTTCTGCGAGGTCCCTGCGGTGCTCAAGCTGGCCTGTGCTGACACCTCCCTCTACAAGACCATGATCTACGTCTGCTGTGTCCTCATGCTGCTGCTGCCCTTTTCGGCCATCTCGGCCTCCTACCTGCGGATTCTGGTGACCGTGCTGCACATGCACTCAGCCGAGGGCCGGCGGAAGGCCTTggccacctgctcctcccacatGGCAGTGGTCTCACTCTTCTACGGGGCCGCCATGGTCACCTACATGCGGCCCCAGGCCTACCACTCCTCCCAGCAGGACAAGGTGGTCTCCGCTTTCTACACTATGATCACCCCCATGCTTAACCCGCTCATCTACAGCCTGAGGAACAAAGAAGTGACCGGGGCCCTGAGGAAACTCCTGGGAAGGTGTGCCTGTGGCCGGGGACAGGGCTAA